DNA from Eucalyptus grandis isolate ANBG69807.140 chromosome 5, ASM1654582v1, whole genome shotgun sequence:
TCCCTTGAATTTGAGCTGTGGAAAAAAACCCAATTCGAAATGAATTAGCAAAGTCCGGATTGTTGTTGCCTTCGGTGCgtgaaaagcaagaagaaaattaaCTCCTATTTAGTCAGCCAAATAATCTTCAAAGAAATAACAAAGTAAATTGCCTTCAGATTCGGCCAACTTCCTGATTTGGGGCTCACGTTTTctacacatatattattgagtTTGTGGGGTTCTTATTTGGCTGGTCAGAAGGGAATTCACTTGTCAATTGGTGCTGCCGTCAATGCGTGCATGTGCCGTGACTTCAACAAGTGGCCATGATTCAAACTGGTACCTCTGGCCAAACACAGTGTTTTTAAGTGTAATTTAAGGTTGAGAAACTCGAACATGTGAGCAACTGTAACTTTGTAACTTTTTGACTGATTAATAGATTATTTACTGTTAGTTTTTTCCGTGGAGTAGGTGTTGATATTTAAATCGAACCACATAATCTATTATATTAGTTCATTCTTGATTTCTCTGGTAATTTTGTTCTCTTGCGTTTGACTTGAATTGTAGGATCTATTAGCTTCTGCATTTTTTTACAATGGTCCTACATAGGTTGCAGTCAATACAAAGAGAGGATGTTCAGCTATTATCGGGTGTTCCAACCCTTATCGTCCCTCCTGGTCTCTCATTTCATTGTGAGTGGATGTTTTCTTCTTGCTTTCAACAATTGAATCTTTCAATGCTCAGAAAAAGAGACAGGTTGTATGTCGCTCAAAAAATTTTGCTTCAGAATTACAAATAACCTCAATCTTATTTCAGATCAAGCTCACAccaagatttttaaaaataaatttttccatAACGAAATTATTGAAGTAGGTCTTCCACATGCCTACTATATCAAGCTGAACCCGAAGTACAGGGTGAAGCAATCACATACAaatcatattttcttctaaCTGCCAAACCAAAAGCTTCAGTCATGTCGAGTTGTTCTGGTGTTTGCCCATTTGCTAGCTTCCAGTCAAAATGATATAACAGTGATGCTAACAGAAGCTCAATGCTGGCTGTGCCAAATGCCATGCCTGGACACATCCTCCGACCAGATCCAAATGGAACAAGCTGATAGTGCAACCCCTTATAATCCACTGAAGATTCGATAAACCTCTCTGGCTCAAATTTCTCCGGATTTGTCCAATATCTTGGATCTCTTCCTAGAGCATATGCATGGATAAGGACTCTTGAGTTCATAGGAATATCGTATCCGTTGACCTTGCATTCTTCGCTCGGTGCTCTGGGGATCACTGGTGCTGGGGGGTGCATTCTGAGAGTTTCTTTAATAATACACTTCAGGTAATTCAGTTCTTCGATATCTGATTCCTGAACGCGGTCCTTTCCTTTTAAAACCCTCCGTATCTCATTTTGTGCCTTGGCCATCACCCTTGGGTTCATGAGCAATTCAGACATTACCCATTCTAACGTGGCCGATGGTGTGTCGGTTCCAGAACTAATAATTTCCTGCAAAGATTTGGTTCAATGGAGAAGTACATCGAAAGGATCGGAAGTAGGGTAAATTTTCATTAAAGAGCCAGTGATATGTTTTAAGAAGTAAATAGATAACTTACAAAAATGACGCCTTTAATGTTATCGGTTGTAAGATGGAATCCGCTGTCGTTGGATTCCTGAAGACGTAATAGGCCATCGGCTAAATCTTTTTTATCCGGCACACCTGCTTGGCCACCTAAGTTTTCTCTTCGCATTTTGTAGTCAGCAAGAATAGTGCTCaagattttgtcatattttctgTATACCCTATTAAGCTTAAGTTTCACCCAACTAAGGTAACGGAGAAATTTGAGTGAAGGGAAAACCTCAGCTATGTCGAGCCTGCTTGCTAGACTCGACCCTTCGTGAAGTAATGCAATGAACTCATCCTGTTGTTTGCACGCGTCGCCGAAAAATGCCTTGGAGACAACACGGTTCATACATGCACTAATCCTCTCGCTGAGATTGAAAGGAAGACCGGACAAGGACTCAATGTATTTAATGACATTGCTTACCTCATCCTCTCTTATTGATTTGAATGACCGCACACTTTTGACCCCGAGGAGTTCTAGCATACAGATCTTTCGTAGTTGCCTCCAGAATTCTCCGTATGGAGTAAAGAAGATATTTGAGTTCTCATAACTCGTCGTTTGATTGGGTGGATAAGGTGGATGGTCCAGGAAGGTGAACTCCTGGGTCTTTAGGACCTCCTCGGCTGCTTCCGGGGTTGTGATTATTACAAAAGGAAGCTCACCGACTTGAAGATAGAAGACTGGTCCATACATCTTGCCCAATCTGTATAGGCGATGGTGTGGCAATTCGCCAATCATTTGGTGCAGATTTCCGATAACCGGCAACTTCTTCGGACCGGGAGGTAGCTTGAGATTTGAGCCTTTTGTTGCATGTCGGTTAAAGATCACCTTATAAATCAGTATTATCAaaaagagagatgaagaaaggATAAAGGAAAAGGCGGAGAACTGAAGCATTATTTCGAACTTTGGTAGATGTTGGGCTTTGGAAATAATATTGTATGCAAGAACATCAGTTCTATGCCTCCCTCTTTATAGGAGCCACTGATTTGACAATTTATCCATAGTTGTTGGAAAATCTGTTTCTCTATAATAATtaactttgtttttttaataacccAGAGGCTCGCTACTTAGAGGTCCACAAACACACGGCAAACTCCTTGAACAAGCTAAGGTCGAACTCTTTGACCTATGGAGGTGTCTTTAACATAGTCCATAATAACTTGTGCGCGGTTGGTAGGATTTCAACATGTAATTCCTAATTCCTAAGCTGAACATCTCTTACTCCCTAAccaattttgactttgattttaaCCATACGTTAAATTTACAGACAAATTACCTAGAGGTCATTATCTATTGTTGTAGCTTGCTTTACTATATAGTACAGAATATGAGTAATTCTTTTCACGTGCTCTCTTTAAGAATTGAAGTAAATGAAAGATGGGACCACATTATTTTATCCAAAATACCTGGTGAAGAATATAAAATTCAGCGTGTTGAACACATGATCAATGGGATAAGTATACTAGAAGTGCAAAAAATTATGTGCGGcgctcattttagtgccaaaagatttttttgaatCACTTAACtgtcacttttttaaaaaagatcacttaagtgctaatttCAATATGAGTCACTGGAAATCTGATATGGctatatttcattaatttctcaGTTCTACGTGGTTCATCAGCGTACCTAGTCAGCAGATTACCCCCTAAATGATGTTGActaaaagttgtaaatagtaataatttaagtgccaaattttatttaaaatgatcatttcagtgcTAGTCGTTGTTAAAAAGCGATCAGTTTAATGTTAACCATGCCGCATGGAAACATGGAGTTTTTAAAAAGTTTGCCaagtcatattataattttaattataaatgccaTATAATCAATTTGGTCGAATTTCTAGCcgttggtacttaagtgattgtttttctccgatttggcacttaagggcGTGTTTGACAACCGGCCAAATAgtgaaaatttatgttcttttgttctcgggagtagatttgaaacaaaaattcgtttggtaaattttttgttcccagcaatagatttggagtagaatcgagaagtaaaaaaaaaaaattgattctttattccagggaacaattttagaattaagccaacccattttttttttctttctcttcttttcttcttgttcttcttccttctctcttcttcttccctgcTGCTGTTGTTGTCTGCCGCCGATAGTTGCTAATGACCAATTGGCTGCGGTTCAACAAGCTTGCCGGAGGCTCGCACCAGCCACCggtgagccttgcctagccaggCAGTGGCCAGGCCTGTTCAAGcaatggctgggcgaggtcaagcctcacctagTTGCTGATGAGGCTCGGCCAACGAGGTGCGGTCTCGCGAGGGCCAGCGATGCACTGACGAGATCATGggccaaagcttgaagaagaagaaaaagggaaagaaaagaaagaaagaaaagaagaagaaaaaagagagaggaagaagtgataaaattattaaaaattaaaagaaaatggtttggagtagaaattttgaggacaaagaccaaacgcaattctacccagaatagaaattttgacaGTTACTAAATGCCTTAAAATgctttagaaattgttcccgagagcATTTTCTCGGAACAAAAGGATTATCAAATGCGCCCTAAGTGAGCTGACaaaaacttttagcacttaagtgagcatcatacacaacttttggcacttctaatATACTTATTCTCATGATCAATAGTCTATACAGAATTTGCGTGTAGAACTCCTGAACAATAGAAAATTGGTAGCATAGAGAACTAATTATCAATATAAAATTTGCAACACCAAATCTTGTTATAGTTGAGGCCATGACACCAGATGCAGATGTAGCTGCGGCCATGAAAAGTTTTTGCGAAGAAATAGgctaaaaaaaattcaccaagaGAACAGGTGGCCTTAGCAACGATGGGCACCGACAAGTTCTTGGCTTATCTGCACGTAGCATGCACGTGATTATTGAGGTGTTTATCCATGGAACTTGTGCTGTTATGGTGAGAGCTTATTGAGAAACCTATTGTCTCTACGTTCTTTGAACTTCTTATCTGGAATGATTTTCATATGATTTGCAATTTGTGTTTTATGGATGTAGAGATGAAAAAATGCATCATTTTAAAGTAATTCACCAGACCAAAGGAAACAAGAAGAAGTAATTTCGCTCTGTTACAATGACAAAATCTATGTACTTGACAAAGTCATAAAATTGCTATGCTCTTTACTTTTCCAATATGGCATCATTTTACCGCGCATAGTTGAGTTGAGATTCCGCTCCCAATGTTTCCACTGACAGCTGGCACCAAATGGTACATGACAAATGGTACATGTCCTTAGCTGGCACCAAATGGTACATGACAAATGGTACATGTCCTTTCTGCCTGCATACCAACAATATCTTTGACCTAACAGTCAACGTCTAGTCTCTTCCTACCGGTGCTAGGACTAGGGTCATTAATTgcttttgtaggcattattggTTGAGGCCAAGTGGAGGTGTCACGAGTTTCACATGATGGTACTTCACATGTTGGAACATTAATTATCATGTTTATTGGAGGGCTTGCAAAATCCCACAGGCCTTATGACAACAGTCCTCCCCAAAGATTTGGTTCAAGATTTCCTTGAGTTGATTGGCCTGGCTGTGAGGATTGTCGGTTTGCATTAAACTTTGTGAGGGCTTGTTTGACagttgttagagaaaactcctatgttgttttgaagctgacaaaacttatttAAGTTCTATTCTAAAGATTGCCAGACTtttttgtcaaagtctatcctaCAACAAAAGTTTGCTCACTTTGACACACTCCAGACTAAACGCAagagaagaatgaagacttatccaaacgagggattatctttctttcttcaagggtTCGGTTCGTACATGTTATATATGGTCTTCTGGTTGGAAATGTCACCTacgagattgattatctttattggaatcaatttagatatatcAAATCTTTTCGGATGACAAgttaatttggaaagaatctacttatggaaaccaagatcctgattatatgagCAAACATGATTtatgggctttcatcacaatcttcaaacaacttgagatctccttgattgattctgtccaacgggttgattggaagaattcctttggaaagtgccaatggtcgagaaggcatgaatggGTATTTAAGGAGGCCTCCCCAGTCATTCGagagtgcgtgaaagaagaattccaaagtctaaagcttccCATTTACTTGTTATTCCTTACACTGTActcaaatttgtactcaaaagagagagagagacttaaagagagactttgtgagagtAGCAGAGACTCTTCATTGAGAAGTCGAGATCAcaagattgtaaattctcttttgattcttagtggaaacCGGCTAGAAGGCTATTGGCATgcgagagtggacgtaggcttgatctaagccgaaccactataaattctgtgttacttttctctttcctaaactcctttactttattCGTACTTTAATTCTGTAGTTAAAGTCTAAACTCTTTTAAAGTCTGCTAATAATTAGACTTAGttttaaaagcaaaatattcTTACTGCTCTTTGCGAAAATtatcttcacacctattcacctcttctaggtgttcatactagcactttcaatagCATCCTTGGTGGGTGAGTATGCCTGGGAATAATCTCATGGAACTTTTTCATTGTAGGCATTTGGTTAAATTTCTATGGGAATCGCCTAGTTCTTTTCaaaaaggattttttggatTACTTTGTATAGCCCATCAAGGTTAGCAATGCTGCATCCATAAGAATCATGGATCATGGCAAGAGAAATTACAAGGCCTAGGTACTCTAATTTTAGGGACCTAGTGACAAGGAATAGATTTGTAGGTGACATGTAACACCATGATCTGTGAAAAATCACCATGGTTTGGATCACCTCTTCTAGAAAGTTATACTTTCTCTTCATGAATTGTAGCTGTAACTCAAACTGGACTCTCCAGTAGCACATGGGCCAAAACCATTGCAGAATTTCTGCGAGATGTTGGAAATAAGGATCTTCATGGCTTTCTTCCCATCTTCTAGCCATCCTATGGATGTCAGTAGTGGGAAAGTTGATTGCTACAGTGAGATTATAGAAGACATACCTGAAAAACCATTCGAGTTTTTAGGGAATGTGACAGGATTAAGGGTGAATatatgaatgaatggataatcaTGTTGCATTCCAAATGGTCTATACTTTCAAAAAATCTTATTCTGTTATTCCCAcatcttttctttgcatttaGAGTAGAATAGTCCTTGTTGATGTGATTCTGTGATGCCTGGAGAGATGTCTCTATGGACATCTGATGAAGAGGACAAGGATAGTCCTCTTAtcatgaagatggaggaggtggATTCAATAGGCTTGGAGAGAAAATCGGCAAggatatttttttccctttgatatGCTTGGTGTCAAACGAATACTTGGAAAACCATTTTGCTCAATGCAAAAGCTATGGATGAGGGACTGTTTTTtgcttgaattttgaaatatggGAAAAAGATGACATATCTATTTTACGAGGAAATGATAGCTAATAAGATGAACTTCAAACATTTTTATTCCATACTTAATTGCTAGGATTTCTTTGGCTGTAGAATGATAAAATATCTTAGCATGGAAGAATCTTCCACTTTCGTATCCATAGATTCTCCAAttaccattttcttcttcaaatagCATTGCTGCCCAACATTTTTCATTGGCGTTAGTTTGGAGGATGTGCTTTCCATCAAATGTTATCTACAATGGAGGTAGATTTTGCAAGTTTTCCTTCAATCTCTAACAACTTCTCTTTGAAGTTTTTGGGGCATTGCTGCCcaacatttttcattggcaTCAGTTTGGAGGATATGCTTTCCATCAAATGTTATCTACAATGGAGGTAGATTTTGCAAGTTTTCCTTCAATCTCTAACAACTTCTCTTTGAAGTTTTCCCCACGGGGGTGGTTCCTTTTTGagcatttttttggtaaaggatgtatgaattttgaaattttgagaacaAAATCCCTAAGGCAATTGACAATCCCAAGGAACTATTGAACTTGCCTTGTGAGAGAGATTATCTTTCGGGAATCTTAGAAGTTCTTTTGCAATGTGTTCGCTTGGATGGAAAACTTTGTCTTTCAAATGCATGCCTAGGAATTCGATCTCCTTTTGGGCAATGACCATCTTCCTCTAAGATAATATAATGCCACATTACTTAACCAGATTAGCAAACTGTTTAAGCAACTTACAATAAGACTCATCATTGAGACTGTAAAggagaatatcatcaatataaatttGGGCAATGGTGGAGATTGGGTAGAAGATTTTGCATATTACTTTATGAAATAGAGAGGGTGCTGTTTTGAGCCCAAAAGGAAGAATATTCCATTGGAAGTGCTTGTTTGGGATGCATAAACCTGTCTTGTGTCTATCCTCTAGATGAATTCCAAGTTGCCAAAATCCTACAATTAAATCAAGCTTTGAATAAATCTTGGCGTGGGATGGACTCAAGAATAAGTTTTTCCTATTTGGCAAGGGGAATTTGTCATCCTGGAAGAATTGATTAAGGGTCTAGCAGTTGTTTACCAATCTCTTTTTGCCTTGGACTTGCTCATctctttttttaacataaaaagtCTCACACGCCCATTGGGAATTTGTAGCCTCCATAAGTCCCTGGTGAACTAGATCATCATGGTCCTTTTGGGCAGGTTGGAGATTTTCTGGGTTTATTCTTGAATGACTTGCCTTTGTTGGGTTGatattttcattcttcttgaaaGGCAAGTGGGTAAAGAACTCTTTGTTTTTCTACAAAGGATTGGAGCACTTTTGGAGAAACTCCGAATGTATTTTAGTATAGAAGTTCCTCAAAAATAGGATCAAGATTTTCAAGGTAAAATGAGATATAGTCTTCTAGTATCCACAAAGTCTTTAAATTGCCCTTTGAACTAGAGTCCATTAGGTAAGATTGAGTTATGGGAGTCTGCAAAGAAAGTCCCATACTATAATGATATCCCGATCCGGATTAAGTCGAGTtcttataatgctttgttggaTGCACAAAATTAAGCCTAAATTGTATCCTCTTCCACATTTAAATCCAAGAATTCATTAGTAGCTAAGTTCACCGATATCAATATCAACTCATTCCATCACTGGGCCAATCCTTCCCAAGCCCTACTAGATTCCTTacaaaatagttttggaattttagggtgcgtttggttgcaccctatttctgttcccaagaacagaaatttctgtttttttgttcgggaacaaaaaggaaagtaaacGCACTTGGGGTGcgtttcttccttttgttcttttgttcagggaacaaaaaacaaaaacaaaacttagaaacacttttattttttcttatttttcttcttattttctttcttttttctttcgcggTCGCCGGcctggccatggccggcgacgggCCGACGaggggccggcggcctcgcctgtGCACGCGAGGCTCGCTGGCCACCGCCGGGCGCCGCGACTGGCGGTgggggcgaggccgagcctcgccgaccggcaggcgaggccgagcctcgccgagcccggcgggcgagctcggcctcgccggatgcgggcgagatcgagctcgcccggccggcgagatGTCGGCGCGtcgggctgggcgagctcgatctcgcccagattcggcgaggccgagctcgcccggtcgggcgaggctcggcctggGGGGCCAGCGAGCCTCGCGGCGTGCACAGGCGAGGccggccggccctcgtcggcgtcaTCCttgccgaggccggcgaccggccaaaagaaaaaaaaaaaaaaaaaggaaaaagaaaaaaagaaaagaaaaaagaaaaaggaaaaaatagaaaaaaatagaaaaataaaagaaatataaaattatacaaatttaccaaacgtgtttctatttagtTTTGTTCCctaggaacaagtttaccaaacggggttttttgttcaagaattgttcctaggaacagaaacacttttttttatttgttccttgaacaatttttaaacagaaacgcaaacaaacacacccttagtcTCCTTTGCAGCCTTTAAATCAATATCTCCTGATTTttggtttccattaaaaacaccACATTAGGCTTTTTCTTGATTTACAAGGGCTCTTAAGGTAAGAACTGTCAAAGGTGTGCCAACCCTTGATAGTTCCAACATACTAGCTTCATTTGTAACTTTGTGGCTTATAAGGACTAGCCACCAAAGCtagttcatcatcttccccaacaAACAAAATTGGGGTATCAAGAAGCTTAGAATCATCTAACAGAGGCTTGCTTGAGTTTTGCCTATCATGTGGGTTATATCTACAcactttttttcaattctcTAGTCCTTGTCTGGCAATTCTTCTCTTGTATTTTGGGTCTCTGTTTCCTGCATTGAAGGGGGCTCTAAGCATAGTGTGGGAGATACAACGGAGGCTTCATTTACTACACCACACACCATAACTTTCCTCCATAATGTTCCTTTTGCCCTCTCTTCTTGCACCATGTTGTTTAGACCCTGGGGGTCCATAGTGACTCTTTGAAACGTTATTAACTATCCCAAGTAGGCTAGATTTTTAGTATCATAtcctcatctccttcttcctcaaaaaTGTCCCCATAAAAGGCTTTCTAGAAAGAGCTATTAGTATCGGACTCAGCTTTTAACCAAGAACCAAACAGGATCTTGTCATTCGAGgcaaagaaattttcatcatAAGGCACCTCCTCACAATTCTTAGCACAATGGTTGATTCTT
Protein-coding regions in this window:
- the LOC104441343 gene encoding premnaspirodiene oxygenase — its product is MLQFSAFSFILSSSLFLIILIYKVIFNRHATKGSNLKLPPGPKKLPVIGNLHQMIGELPHHRLYRLGKMYGPVFYLQVGELPFVIITTPEAAEEVLKTQEFTFLDHPPYPPNQTTSYENSNIFFTPYGEFWRQLRKICMLELLGVKSVRSFKSIREDEVSNVIKYIESLSGLPFNLSERISACMNRVVSKAFFGDACKQQDEFIALLHEGSSLASRLDIAEVFPSLKFLRYLSWVKLKLNRVYRKYDKILSTILADYKMRRENLGGQAGVPDKKDLADGLLRLQESNDSGFHLTTDNIKGVIFEIISSGTDTPSATLEWVMSELLMNPRVMAKAQNEIRRVLKGKDRVQESDIEELNYLKCIIKETLRMHPPAPVIPRAPSEECKVNGYDIPMNSRVLIHAYALGRDPRYWTNPEKFEPERFIESSVDYKGLHYQLVPFGSGRRMCPGMAFGTASIELLLASLLYHFDWKLANGQTPEQLDMTEAFGLAVRRKYDLYVIASPCTSGSA